From Mobula birostris isolate sMobBir1 chromosome 8, sMobBir1.hap1, whole genome shotgun sequence, the proteins below share one genomic window:
- the ankrd39 gene encoding ankyrin repeat domain-containing protein 39 gives MASANHSLDCTCCSIDSSVPRSVHQTLEEMDFDRGIWSAACNGEFSRVQSFLEKGTDPNSPDLSGYTALHYASRRGDYQICEYLLKNGANSNAQTKGGATPLHRAAYCGHLPVLKLLLSYGATPAITDDDGATPLHKAAERGHQEVCDVLLKENPALRTVKDRRSRAPHDLVTDHPTLKEHLRPRMLM, from the exons ATGGCATCGGCTAACCATAGTTTGGATTGTACCTGCTGTTCCATTGACTCCTCAGTCCCCAGAAGTGTACACCAGACATTAGAGGAAATGGATTTTGACAGAG GCATCTGGTCAGCTGCCTGTAATGGTGAATTCAGCAGGGTGCAGAGTTTTCTGGAGAAGGGAACTGATCCCAATTCACCTGATCTGTCAGGCTACACAGCATTG CACTACGCCAGCCGGCGTGGCGATTATCAGATCTGTGAATATTTGCTGAAGAATGGAGCAAACAGCAACGCTCAGACCAAAGGAGGGGCAACCCCACTCCACCGGGCTGCCTACTGTGGCCACCTTCCTGTGCTCAAGCTTCTACTGTCTTATGGAGCCACTCCTGCTATTACAGACGATGATGGTGCGACCCCTTTACACAAG GCTGCAGAAAGGGGTCATCAGGAGGTGTGTGATGTTTTGCTTAAGGAGAATCCTGCCCTAAGGACGGTAAAGGACAGAAGATCGAGAGCACCTCATGATCTGGTGACTGACCATCCAACTTTAAAGGAGCATTTACGGCCCAGGATGTTAATGTGA